A single genomic interval of Asterias amurensis chromosome 1, ASM3211899v1 harbors:
- the LOC139942693 gene encoding C-type lectin domain family 4 member M-like produces the protein MVATKLLVVIGIFMMANYAAVNGRCWENGHSTEATPAPCPPTWSQWQDKCYKMHDANVTWEEGKQICVELGGVMVVPHGEEELQHLHKLFSGQGFWIGCNDIGTEGTWVCLDGEGTIDVQDKRWKDGQPNNYGNQNCAASSASGWHDGDCGTTRKLICQRPA, from the exons ATGGTGGCGACCAAATTGCTGGTTGTTATTGGTATATTTATGATGGCAAACTATGCTGCTGTAAATGGGAGGTGCTGGGAGAATGGCCACAGTACTGAAGCTACACCGGCGCCATGCCCCCCTACTTGGAGCCAGTGGCAAGACAAATGCTACAAGATGCATGATGCCAACGTTACATGGGAAGAGGGCAAGCAGATTTGTGTTGAGTTGGGTGGGGTGATGGTTGTCCCTCACGGAGAAGAAGAGTTACAACACCTCCACAAGCTGTTCAGTGGCCAAGGGTTTTGGATTGGTTGCAACGACATTGGAACTGAAG GTACCTGGGTGTGTCTGGATGGTGAAGGTACTATTGACGTGCAGGACAAGAGATGGAAAGATGGTCAGCCAAATAATTACGGCAACCAAAATTGCGCTGCAAGCAGTGCTTCAGGCTGGCACGATGGGGATTGTGGAACAACACGCAAGTTAATCTGTCAGCGTCCCGCGTAA